A region of Anolis sagrei isolate rAnoSag1 chromosome 2, rAnoSag1.mat, whole genome shotgun sequence DNA encodes the following proteins:
- the LOC132766563 gene encoding cystatin-A-like, with product MSTGGLTKVIPATPKVQELADQTKGEIEQKENKKYSIFKATEYCTQVVDGINYFIKVDCGQGEYLHLRIYQPLPQSGEKISLTSYQTGKTADDPLIYF from the exons ATGAGTACTGGAGGCTTAACCAAAGTCATACCTGCTACTCCAAAAGTTCAGGAGCTGGCTGACCAG ACAAAAGGTGAAATAGaacaaaaggaaaacaagaagTATTCCATTTTCAAGGCTACTGAATACTGTACACAGGTGGTTGATGGAATTAACTACTTCATTAAG GTTGATTGTGGTCAGGGAGAATATCTGCACCTGCGTATCTACCAACCCCTTCCTCAGTCCGGTGAAAAGATCTCTCTGACTAGTTACCAGACAGGAAAGACAGCAGATGATCCGCTGATCTACTTCTAA
- the LOC132766562 gene encoding cystatin-A-like — MNPGGLSEVTTATPEVQELADQTKGEIEQKENKKYSIFKATEYRTQVVKGTNYFIKVDCGQGEYMHLRIYEPIPQSGEKISLTSYQTGKTANDPLIYF; from the exons ATGAATCCTGGAGGCTTAAGTGAAGTCACGACTGCTACTCCAGAAGTTCAGGAGCTGGCTGACCAG aCAAAAGGTGAAATAGaacaaaaggaaaacaagaagTATTCCATTTTCAAGGCTACTGAATACAGGACACAGGTGGTTAAAGGAACTAACTACTTCATTAAG GTTGATTGTGGTCAGGGAGAATATATGCACCTGCGTATCTACGAACCAATTCCTCAGTCTGGTGAAAAGATCTCTCTGACTAGTTACCAGACAGGAAAGACAGCAAATGATCCGCTGATCTACTTCTAA